The genome window ACCAGCGCCAGTTGGCGATCTCGGCGCGCAGGGCGACATAGCTTTCCGTGGCGCTGTCCGCGTCCTCCGCGTCCTCCAGGTAGCTCGCGCCGCCGGTGCCGGCGCGGTACTGGCCGCGCACGGTCTTGCGGGCGACATCCGTCGGGCTCATGGGCGAGAGCGCCCGGATCACCTTCAGCTTCTCGTCGCGCACCGCGTCCGGGTCGAAATGCGCCGGGGGCTCCATGGCGGTGAGGCACAGGAGCTGCATCATGTGGTTCTGGACCATGTCGCGCATGGCGCCGGACTGGTCGTAGTAGCTGCCGCGCCCCTCAACCCCGATGCTCTCGGCCACGGTGATCTGCACATGGTCGATGTGCCGGGCGTTCCACAGCGGCTCGAACAGCGCGTTGGCGAAGCGGATCGCCATCAGGTTCTGCACCGTTTCCTTGCCGAGGTAATGGTCGATCCGGTAGATCTGCGCCTCGGTGAAATGGGTGGAGAGCCGCTCGTTGAGCGCATGCGCGCTCTCCTGGTCGCGGCCCAGCGGCTTTTCCACCACGATGCGGCTGTCGGGGGTGATGACGCCGCTGCCGGCCAGCCGGTCGGCAATGGCGCCGAAGAAGCGTGGCGCGACGGAGAGGTAGAAGGCGCGCACCCGGCCGTCGTCCGCGGGGCCGAGGCGCTCGGCCAGGGTGGACCAGCCCTCGTCCGAGCTCGCGTCCACCGCCACGTAATGCAGCATGTTCAGGAAGGTCTCGACCAGCTCCGGCGTGCGGTCGTCCTTGGTGACGAAGCTCTCCAGCGCCTCGCGGGCCATCGCACGGTAGCCCTCGTCGTCCAGCTCGGAGCGGGCGGCGCCGAAGATCCGGGCATCCTCGGGCATCTGTCCGGCCTGCAGGCGGTGGTAGAGGCCGGGCAGGAGCTTGCGCCGGGCAAGGTCTCCCGTGGCTCCGAACACCACCAGGTCAAAGGGCTGGACAGGGATCGTGCGGGCAACCATCGGGACCTCCGGGTTCTGGCCGGTTAGAGGAGCGCCGGCAACAGGTGTCGGTGCGGAAGGTCCGCACCGCGTCTTTGACAGGTAATGGCCGATGCCTCCACGGCAAACACCAGTGCACGGGAAATCGTCTCGGCCGAAAGTTCCGCGATCGCGGAAGGAGATGCATGGCCCATTTCATCGAGCGCCGTCAACAGGGCGGCCTGAAATGTGTCGCCCGCGCCGACCGTGTCCTCGACACGCACCGCCTTGCCCGGCACGCGCACCATGTGGCTGTCCGACACCGCGAGCGCCCCCTCCGCGCCCAGTGTCACAACGACCAGCTTCGGCCCGATGGCCAGCCAGTCGCGCGCCGCGGTCTCCACGCCCTTGCCGGGGCAGAGCACGGCGAGGTCCTCGTCGGAGACCTTCACAAGATCGGCACAGCGCAGGAAATCGCCGATGCGCTCCTGCCAGCGGGCCCGGTCGGGCACGACGCCGAGTCGGATGTTGGGGTCCAGCGAGACGAGCTGCGTGCCGCGCGCCTGCCGCGCCAGGGTGAGGAAGGAGGAGCCCGACGGCTCCAGCACCAGCGAGTAGGAGCCGACATGCACGGCCTTGATGTCGTCGAGCCGGGGCAGGTCGGCCTCGGTGATCGCCCAGTCCACCGAGCCTTCGGAATAGAAGCTGTACTGCGCCGCGCCGGAGGGCGCGACCCCGATCAGCGCCAGGGTGGTGAGCGCGGGCTTGGGCCGCAGGAAGCGCGTGTCCATGCCCTCTTCGGTGGCGGCCTTCATCAGCCGCGCGCCCAGGCTGTCCTGGGCGTTGCCGGTCAGCAGCCCGGCGGTGCGGCCCATGCGTGACAGGCCCATCGCCACGTTGTAAGGCGAACCGCCGATGCGGGCATCGAGCATCACACCGGTCGATGTCGCTTCGCCGACATAGACATCGAAAAGCGCTTCGCCGCAGATCAGGAACATGACATTTCCATGGCTTTTGCTGCCATCTCCGTTTCCTCCCATTCCAGCGTGCTGTCGGCCGGTTGGTCTTCGTCGCTACCAGCACCCGGGAGCCTTGTAAATAAATAACTGAGAGTGATTTTTCCTACGCCGTCGCGCGCCGGGCCACAAGGTGAAAAGGTAAACGGCGGTGGGTGACGGCGCGCGGCCGCGTGCCGGATAGCCCCACGGCGCCGCGGCGCCCGCCGTCCGCGGCGGCGGGGCGCGGCAAAGCGGCAGGTCAGTGCGGCGCGGCATGGACAGGCCGGGCCGCATCGGCCATGTATTTGCACCTGCAAGGGTGTGCCGGGCGGCCCGCGGGGGCGCGCCGCCACCACATGTCATTTCCAGGGCCCGGCCCAGGGCATCGAGGACCTTATGAGCAAAACGACCATCGCGACGAAACCGATCGACGGCCAGAAGCCCGGCACCTCGGGGCTGCGCCAGCAGACCGCCGTGTTCATGCAGCCCGGCTATCTCGAGAATTTCGTCCAGTCGCTTTTCGACGCGATCGACCCCGCCGGAAAGACCCTGACGCTGGGCGGCGACGGCCGCTACTTCAACACCGAGGCCATCGGCACCATCCTGCGCATGGCCGCGGCCAATGGCGTGGCGCGCGTGGTGGTGGGCCAGGGCGGCATCCTCTCCACCCCCGCCGCTTCCGCCGTCATCCGCACCCGCAAGACCGACGGCGGCATCATCCTCTCCGCCAGCCACAACCCCGGCGGCAAGGACGGCGATTTCGGCATCAAGTACAACATCCCCGCCGGCGGCCCGGCGCCGGAGGCCATCACCTCCGCCATCCATGAGCGGACCACGACCATCTCCGAGTACCACATCCTCGAGGAGGCGGCGCCGGACATCGCCGCGTTGGGCGAGGCGACGCTGGGCGACATGGTGGTCGAGGTGATCGACCCGGTGGAGAT of Paroceanicella profunda contains these proteins:
- the zwf gene encoding glucose-6-phosphate dehydrogenase; the encoded protein is MVARTIPVQPFDLVVFGATGDLARRKLLPGLYHRLQAGQMPEDARIFGAARSELDDEGYRAMAREALESFVTKDDRTPELVETFLNMLHYVAVDASSDEGWSTLAERLGPADDGRVRAFYLSVAPRFFGAIADRLAGSGVITPDSRIVVEKPLGRDQESAHALNERLSTHFTEAQIYRIDHYLGKETVQNLMAIRFANALFEPLWNARHIDHVQITVAESIGVEGRGSYYDQSGAMRDMVQNHMMQLLCLTAMEPPAHFDPDAVRDEKLKVIRALSPMSPTDVARKTVRGQYRAGTGGASYLEDAEDADSATESYVALRAEIANWRWSGTPFYLRTGKRLRTRMSEIAVFFKDPPHSIFTDQVSSLHGNALIIRLQPDEGITLRMTIKDPGPGGMRLTEVPLDMTFADAMGAKNGTKVRMPDAYERLIMDVIRGNQTLFMRGDEVEAAWAWTDPIIAAWGASGEKPQPYDSGSSGPEDALMLLHRDGRRWREIAS
- a CDS encoding carbohydrate kinase family protein produces the protein MFLICGEALFDVYVGEATSTGVMLDARIGGSPYNVAMGLSRMGRTAGLLTGNAQDSLGARLMKAATEEGMDTRFLRPKPALTTLALIGVAPSGAAQYSFYSEGSVDWAITEADLPRLDDIKAVHVGSYSLVLEPSGSSFLTLARQARGTQLVSLDPNIRLGVVPDRARWQERIGDFLRCADLVKVSDEDLAVLCPGKGVETAARDWLAIGPKLVVVTLGAEGALAVSDSHMVRVPGKAVRVEDTVGAGDTFQAALLTALDEMGHASPSAIAELSAETISRALVFAVEASAITCQRRGADLPHRHLLPALL